In Arsenicicoccus sp. oral taxon 190, the following are encoded in one genomic region:
- the lysA gene encoding diaminopimelate decarboxylase encodes MHAHEAGALHAPGYSAAPEWLPWPDDVNALEPGLWPRTVTKDDEGVLTVAGVPVTAIQQEFGTPAYVIDEDDFRARARDFRTAYDAAFADVGGGADVYYAGKAFLCTAVARWVREEGLHLDVCSGGELATALRAGMPGERIGFHGNNKSAAELEAAVAAGVGRIIVDSHTEIDRVSALARDRGVEVGVMVRVTAGVEAHTHEFIATAHEDQKFGFSLSGGEAFAACERIVARPGLRLLGLHSHIGSQIFETSGFELSARRILGLHARVRDELGVAMPEVDLGGGYGIAYTTQHSPLTPTELAEQMAEIVRRECRALELDPPRVSIEPGRAIAGPSTFTLYEVGTVKQVHVDRAATRLYVSVDGGMSDNIRTALYGADYSCTMAGRRSDAHPVVSRVVGRHCESGDVVVRDEYLPADVRPGDLIAVPGTGAYCRAMASQYNHTPRPPVVAVRDGAARVIVRRETIEDLLALDVADA; translated from the coding sequence ATGCACGCACACGAGGCCGGCGCCCTGCACGCCCCGGGATACTCGGCGGCGCCGGAGTGGCTGCCCTGGCCGGACGACGTCAACGCCCTCGAGCCGGGGCTGTGGCCGCGCACGGTCACCAAGGATGACGAGGGCGTGCTGACGGTCGCCGGGGTGCCGGTGACGGCGATCCAGCAGGAGTTCGGGACGCCGGCCTATGTCATCGACGAGGACGACTTCCGGGCCCGCGCCCGCGACTTCAGGACCGCCTACGACGCGGCGTTCGCCGACGTCGGGGGCGGCGCGGACGTGTACTACGCCGGCAAGGCGTTCCTGTGCACCGCGGTGGCCCGCTGGGTCCGCGAGGAGGGGCTGCACCTGGACGTCTGCAGCGGCGGCGAGCTCGCCACCGCCCTGCGAGCGGGCATGCCGGGGGAGCGGATCGGCTTCCACGGCAACAACAAGTCGGCGGCCGAGCTCGAGGCCGCGGTGGCCGCCGGGGTGGGCCGCATCATCGTGGACAGCCACACCGAGATCGACCGTGTCTCGGCGCTCGCCCGCGACCGCGGCGTCGAGGTCGGCGTCATGGTGCGGGTGACCGCGGGCGTGGAGGCGCACACCCACGAGTTCATCGCGACCGCGCACGAGGACCAGAAGTTCGGCTTCTCCTTGTCCGGCGGCGAGGCCTTCGCCGCGTGCGAGCGCATCGTCGCGCGCCCCGGCCTGCGGCTGCTCGGGCTGCACAGCCACATCGGCTCGCAGATCTTCGAGACCAGCGGCTTCGAGCTGAGCGCCCGGCGCATCCTCGGGCTGCACGCCCGGGTCCGCGACGAGCTCGGCGTCGCCATGCCCGAGGTGGACCTCGGGGGCGGCTACGGCATCGCCTACACCACCCAGCACTCCCCGCTGACGCCGACCGAGCTGGCCGAGCAGATGGCCGAGATCGTGCGACGCGAGTGCCGCGCCCTGGAGCTCGACCCGCCGCGGGTGTCCATCGAGCCGGGCCGTGCGATCGCGGGGCCCTCCACCTTCACGCTCTACGAGGTCGGCACCGTCAAGCAGGTGCACGTCGACCGGGCCGCCACGCGGCTCTACGTCTCGGTCGACGGCGGCATGAGCGACAACATCCGCACCGCCCTCTACGGCGCCGACTACTCGTGCACGATGGCGGGCCGCCGCTCCGACGCGCACCCCGTCGTGTCGCGCGTCGTGGGTCGGCACTGCGAGAGCGGTGACGTCGTGGTCCGCGACGAGTACCTCCCCGCCGACGTCCGCCCCGGCGACCTGATCGCCGTGCCCGGCACCGGCGCCTACTGCCGCGCCATGGCCAGCCAGTACAACCACACCCCACGACCCCCTGTCGTCGCGGTGCGTGACGGCGCCGCCAGGGTGATCGTGCGCCGCGAGACGATCGAGGACCTCCTCGCCCTCGACGTCGCCGACGCCTGA
- a CDS encoding response regulator, whose protein sequence is MEWVHGDTERLATVLVCDDADQIRTLIRLNLELEGYAVIEAADGIEALEILRDPTVARPDVITVDALMPRRDGWWMVAMIRADPDLEDIPIVMVTASVQPHHRVQAEQAQVDGFIAKPFEPDELLAMVGILAASGRV, encoded by the coding sequence ATGGAATGGGTCCACGGCGACACGGAGCGGCTCGCCACCGTGCTCGTCTGCGACGACGCCGACCAGATCCGCACCCTGATCCGGCTCAACCTGGAGCTGGAGGGCTACGCCGTCATCGAGGCGGCGGACGGCATCGAGGCGCTGGAGATCCTGCGCGACCCCACCGTGGCGCGCCCCGACGTCATCACCGTGGACGCGCTGATGCCACGCCGGGACGGCTGGTGGATGGTCGCCATGATCCGCGCCGACCCGGACCTCGAGGACATCCCGATCGTCATGGTGACGGCCTCGGTGCAGCCGCACCACCGGGTGCAGGCGGAGCAGGCCCAGGTGGACGGCTTCATCGCCAAGCCCTTCGAGCCCGACGAGCTCCTCGCCATGGTCGGGATCCTGGCGGCGTCAGGGCGCGTATGA
- a CDS encoding S8 family serine peptidase: MVSVAVTALLALGTLAGVTPAAASGPAQAAQAPPARQGAASTASPGSYIVRLTAPPAALAPATRATPRSRFQARSATTQAYTQGQAARQRALARRLGITIDRQLTLTTNGFSARLTAAQVAALRQDPAVAAVDPVQRRRPQVYRTPDTLGLTGSTGVWSQVSPVPGSPLQAGKGVVVGVLDTGAWPENSSFRGGALATTPSTSPGVAWSTTGGATTSLVKATGATFTGSCTGAVGTNPVEAWSPAACNQKLVSARAFPTTDGHFVKSPATSTTDPDYWSPRDNEGHGSHTASTAAGLQVPMGGTWGTSAGIAPGAALAAYKVCWDFYGVDDDHDGHPDNYCLDDSVVAAVEQAVADGVDVISYSVSGASNTVADPVSRAFQAADAAGVSVVAAASNDGDTGAGSVDHVAPWVTTVAASGYNAPYGVASWSGKGPSQAADAGILKPDLAAPGVGIVAAVTPTSWSTSAPSAFASYDGTSMATPHVAGLTALLRARHATDPLWTPSAIRSALMTTSRATSTPSPFAQGAGYVVPAAALDPGLLLDATPEDMARFAQGQGVDTGRVPLDPTDLNLASIAVPRQGGELTVRRTLTATRAGTWTTTASMPGYAISVAGPLTATAAGQRLTLAVTLRPAGTATGQWASGTVTLTPSDGTPAQHLPVVSRPSFSQPGDLTATGRSGRLPIRVASPTAGRFTPTLGLGQPARVSGAVTTNGTWTSPSFAVPAGAPLLRVGLTGSGIRDDLDLQLQRLGTTGWTEVTIGASPYAVEQVELANPAAGTYRYAVQGYRVSGAGSFVTERLVLQAVPTTTWTTNPRISILAAGQTSTPWLVWTGLEPGRTYVGYARYPTSTRGTFLRITT, encoded by the coding sequence GTGGTCAGCGTCGCCGTCACCGCCCTGCTCGCCCTGGGCACCCTGGCGGGCGTGACGCCCGCCGCCGCCTCCGGTCCCGCCCAGGCGGCTCAGGCACCACCGGCTCGACAGGGCGCCGCGTCCACCGCCTCCCCCGGCTCCTACATCGTGCGGCTCACCGCCCCACCCGCCGCGCTCGCACCGGCCACCAGGGCGACCCCGCGGTCGAGGTTCCAGGCGCGCTCGGCCACCACGCAGGCCTACACCCAGGGACAGGCCGCCCGGCAGCGAGCCCTGGCCCGCCGGCTCGGCATCACCATCGACCGCCAGCTCACCCTCACCACCAACGGGTTCAGCGCCCGGCTGACCGCCGCCCAGGTCGCGGCGCTGCGCCAGGACCCGGCCGTCGCGGCGGTCGACCCGGTGCAGCGGCGTCGGCCGCAGGTCTACCGCACCCCGGACACGCTGGGCCTCACCGGCTCCACCGGGGTGTGGAGCCAGGTGTCCCCGGTGCCCGGCAGCCCGCTGCAGGCGGGCAAGGGCGTCGTCGTCGGCGTGCTCGACACGGGCGCGTGGCCGGAGAACTCCAGCTTCCGGGGCGGCGCGCTCGCGACCACCCCCTCGACGTCACCCGGGGTGGCGTGGAGCACGACCGGCGGGGCGACCACCTCCCTGGTCAAGGCCACCGGCGCCACCTTCACGGGCAGCTGCACCGGAGCCGTCGGCACCAACCCCGTCGAGGCGTGGAGCCCGGCCGCCTGCAACCAGAAGCTGGTCTCCGCCCGCGCCTTCCCCACCACCGACGGCCACTTCGTGAAGTCGCCCGCCACCAGCACCACCGACCCGGACTACTGGTCCCCGCGCGACAACGAGGGCCACGGCTCCCACACCGCCTCGACCGCCGCCGGCCTGCAGGTGCCGATGGGCGGCACCTGGGGCACCAGCGCGGGCATCGCGCCGGGGGCCGCGCTCGCCGCCTACAAGGTCTGCTGGGACTTCTACGGCGTCGACGACGACCACGACGGGCACCCCGACAACTACTGCCTGGACGACTCGGTGGTCGCCGCCGTCGAGCAGGCCGTGGCCGACGGCGTCGACGTCATCAGCTACTCGGTGTCCGGCGCGTCCAACACCGTCGCCGACCCGGTGTCCCGCGCCTTCCAGGCCGCGGACGCCGCCGGGGTCTCCGTGGTGGCGGCCGCGAGCAACGACGGCGACACGGGAGCCGGCAGCGTCGACCACGTCGCCCCGTGGGTCACCACCGTGGCGGCGTCCGGCTACAACGCGCCATACGGCGTGGCGTCCTGGTCCGGCAAGGGGCCGAGCCAGGCCGCCGACGCCGGGATCCTCAAGCCCGACCTCGCCGCGCCGGGCGTCGGCATCGTCGCGGCGGTCACCCCGACCAGCTGGTCGACCAGCGCCCCGTCGGCCTTCGCCAGCTATGACGGCACCTCGATGGCGACCCCGCACGTCGCCGGGCTGACGGCGCTGCTGCGCGCCCGGCACGCCACGGACCCGCTGTGGACCCCGAGCGCCATCCGGTCCGCGCTGATGACGACCAGCCGCGCCACGTCCACCCCCTCGCCGTTCGCGCAGGGCGCGGGCTACGTGGTCCCGGCCGCCGCGCTCGACCCCGGGCTGCTGCTCGACGCCACGCCCGAGGACATGGCGCGGTTCGCGCAGGGGCAGGGCGTCGACACGGGCCGGGTCCCGCTGGACCCCACCGACCTCAACCTGGCCTCCATCGCGGTGCCCCGCCAGGGCGGAGAGCTCACCGTGCGGCGCACCCTCACCGCCACCCGCGCGGGCACCTGGACCACGACCGCGTCGATGCCCGGGTACGCCATCTCGGTGGCGGGGCCGCTGACGGCGACCGCCGCCGGGCAGCGCCTGACCCTCGCGGTCACGCTGCGCCCCGCCGGCACCGCGACCGGCCAGTGGGCGTCCGGCACCGTCACGCTCACCCCGAGCGACGGCACCCCCGCGCAGCACCTCCCCGTCGTGTCCCGGCCGAGCTTTTCCCAGCCCGGTGACCTGACCGCGACGGGACGCTCGGGCCGGCTGCCGATCCGGGTCGCGAGCCCCACCGCGGGCCGGTTCACGCCAACGCTCGGTCTGGGCCAGCCCGCGCGGGTCAGCGGCGCCGTCACCACCAACGGGACGTGGACCAGCCCCTCCTTCGCCGTGCCGGCCGGGGCGCCGCTGCTGCGGGTCGGGCTGACCGGCAGCGGCATTCGCGACGACCTCGACCTCCAGCTCCAGCGCCTGGGCACCACCGGCTGGACCGAGGTGACGATCGGGGCCTCGCCGTACGCCGTGGAGCAGGTGGAGCTGGCCAACCCCGCCGCCGGGACCTACCGCTACGCGGTGCAGGGATACCGGGTCAGCGGGGCCGGCTCCTTCGTCACCGAACGCCTTGTCCTGCAAGCGGTCCCGACGACCACGTGGACGACCAACCCGCGCATCTCGATCCTCGCGGCCGGCCAGACGTCGACCCCGTGGCTGGTGTGGACCGGGCTGGAGCCGGGCCGCACGTATGTCGGGTACGCCCGCTACCCCACCTCCACGCGCGGCACCTTCCTGCGGATCACCACCTGA